The sequence CCACTTTTTagcaataaaataaatttatcttGCACTAAACATTTGACTTAATGCAATTATTCTACATAGGTGAATGTCGATGTGTTGAACTCTGTGAATCCTTCTGAAGAACCTATGGCAGTAAGACCTCCACCTTCCAAGTCCTCTACTATATATGTGCCACTTAGACCTATCATGAAGCCAACCATATCCAACAGACCAATTAGGAGGAGAAACGTTAAGAGGCCACCACCATTACAACCTTCTCCCCTCAGACCTGTCCCACCACAACCTACTTCCATAACGCCTACCACACCACAACCTTCTGATGTTAGGCCTACACCACCTACTAACCAACCTCCTCCAAGAGTTACCAGACAAACAATACATTGTGCAAGTCGAGGAACCACTACAAGATTTATGCAATTCATGCCAACCCCACCATCCACAATTCAAACAGCAAGCAGATGGCCAGTACCTGGGTTTCGCCCACCAACAGGAGCATCTTCAAGTGGCAACCATAATGGGGTTCTAGTGGCAGCAGCAACTCCACACCCAACAAATAGAATTTTCTAGTGTGACTTTGTTTTTTGATCAAGGACTTACTGTAATGAGAGTTTTAAAACTCTGAtactatgatttttttttgtaagtTATGCCTAGTGTTTATATTGCACTACTTGATGCTTTCATGTTCATGGTTTGTATTGATACTTTTAGGTAATTTGGATTTGCTATTTTCACATCAAACTCATAGACTTgttttgaggcttttgttgataaATGCTTATGTTAAAATTATTTCAAGGTTTATTATAGCATATGGAATGAAAGTCTTTTATTTAGTTCTATTTCCAGGTTATATTTTCGTTATTTAGTATACCATACCAGGTTTCCGGCTAGATTTGTCAATTCACGACATTTATATGTCTTGTTTTGTCAAATTTGTGTTACATCCAATATCATAGATATCAAATACAGTAACAATCATGGGTGTTAATGTCATAACACAACTTGACTTTTTCATAACAAGTGAAGATATTAACAGAGTTTTTAAGTTCACCATCATTGAAACCAAATAGCTACAAAAAAAACCCCAAGACAACATACACTATACGCACAATTACATATTGGTTAATTGGAGTAGATTCAAGCCTACACAAATCAACAAACTAAAGAAAATTGTTATAATCCATGACCTAATGGTTCTAATTTCACCCTGGAGTTTTTCCATCTTTAACAAGATCTTCACACtattctcttgaatctctcttctttGCCCAATAACATTGACCTCATGGGTAGCACAACAGCTATCTTGATTTTTTCTAACAAGGGCTCTTGCCAATCCCTCCCAGCCTCCGTTAATCTCATCCACCCATAGAAAATACTTGCAATTCATCGTCTGTAGCATGAAAGGGAGGAATAAGGAATCTTTCACAATAAGTTAACCTAAACAGAAGCACAAAAACAAAAAGACTTACTTTCCATAGAGGACACCTAACGAACCATCTCTCAGGATTTGTTAAGGTTCCAGATTGTAGCAACACCACATCCTGTCCGCAAAAGCATCTCCCAGACAAAGTCTTCTCTTCACTCCTCTTGGAAGACGAAGTCCCTTCTCCGCTGATGCTTTCATTCGAAGAAAAATGGTTCCCTCTATTTCTCCTAGACATTCTaggattttcaattttaaatttgggAAACAATTGAGGACAAACTAAGGAAATGAGTGATGTTATAACGGTAATAACATGCTTAGACACATGAGATTGCTGTCTCATAGCCATGTAAGCACTTAACATGCCATGTTGGCTTTAAGTTAACGGAACAAACGAGTTATTAACGTCCGGGTACTATCGACAAACGGACCCAGCctttcatgggtacaaagtcACTTTCCGTCATCTATGGGTACTTTTGTACAAAGTCACTTTCCGTCAtctatgggtacttttgtcagcatTCGTAAActttatggatacaaatggtaatttttttaaatttaaaatattgccCCCTCAATAAATGTAGGCTGCATTTGGcctaaaacaaagtaaaaaaaaatttaaaacctgcAAAAGAAACTAAAAAACGCAAATTGCGTTTATTTAATTtgatggaaaaaaataaaaaacaaacgaAAAAGGTAAAAATGCAAGTTGCATTTTGAACCGATATCATAACAGTAGtatagaaaaatattatttgtacactaaaattagctactaaaatcaaccaccaatgtatttgtatataaatacatgtggtttattttatttttaatgtgtatttatatttcaacatgtattttatattgatgactgactttagtggctaattttaatatacacataGCATAACCCTTTTTTATATACGCATCCATTTCATTGTACTACACTAACATTTTTtcgataagaaaaaaaaatagccaaaAAAAGGGGTTGGACCATAGATATCAAACCTGGACTGGACTGAACGATTCGACCGAAAAACTGATGAACCGAACCCTTAACCGGTCCGGATTAAATGTCTAACCGTTTCCGCAATTAACCCGTAAAAAACTGGTCTACCTGCACTGAACCAGACAAACCCGAGCATAACTGGTCAAGTTAGCCCGGTCGGGTCAATGTAACCCGCGCACCTCCACGTACACCATCAGTTCACGGGTTCACAGTAAAAAATAGCTTTTTGTAGTATTATTTCAAAAAGCACACTCTTGGATCCTTTCAATGTAATGCACCTGAGTCATCCACTAGGCTAGTGATTCTTTGGCAACTAAATatgctaataattatatatataataaaccaATACCTTTTGTTTACCACACATTTATcaacttaaaaaaattaataattatatcatattaaaataataaaatttaaataatataaaatattatttttattcttcaataataatattatatttatttttttataatttaattttgatatattgacattataaaatattttacacagttatttaattataaattatgacCAGGTCAACCGAATGAATCAGTGATCTatcggttgaaccagtgacccgGTGATCCAGTCGTATGACCGAATCAATTATCGGTTCGAGTATGATAACTATGGGTTGGACATTGGACTATTGGAGTCGGAAGGCACGTCTTCTTCCTCCGCTGAACATTATTAACCCAAGGTCTATGGAAGTTATTTTTGGCGGGAATTAGGGTTTTAATGGGTACAGAGAGAAACAGGATAGCGTGCTTGTTCGACGTGGTTGACGACGGCACCGCTAAGATGTCGGAATCCGGCGGTGGAGCcaccaacaacaaccacctcatcAATCGGTGGACCGGGAGGCCTTTTTCGCAGAGGTACTTTGAGATTCTGGAGAAGAGGAAGAGTCTTCCCGTTTGGCACCAGAAACACCAGTTCTTGCGAACTCTCGCCCATAACCAGATTCTCATTCTCGTCGGTGAAACTGGCAGTGGCAAAACCACGCAGGTTTTTTTTTATAATGCTTAAATATCTTAAGCTTATTGTTCATCTTACTTCTTCGAGTTGTATGCTTTATTGTTTTCTAGGTTATAGTTTCGGAAACTATTTGCTAGTTGGTTGTGTGATTGATTTTATATGGTGTCGTTTCATTTGATCGATAGTCATTTTATCTAGTTGCTTTCACTTCTGTTGTTGAAGGAATAGTAAATTGGGAAAATAGCAAAATACAGAATGCATTTGAGGATTGTTGAACTGTGAGTCTGTGACAACTAAATTTGTTAGTTAATCACTTGCCTGCTTGTGTTGGACTCATTGGTGGTGTGCCCTGGCAATAGTTTCTCATCATAATGTTATAGCgtgatttttatttatatatttgtaATTAAATGGAACACTTTTTCTTCTGGTGTCATGTTTATAAACATAGAATTATTCTAGCGCTACATCTTGGTTCTGTGAGTCTGTGTCTTGAATTTGACAGTTGTTTAATTATTTGCTGTGTGGCAGATTCCTCAATTTGTTTTGAATGCTGTTGATTTAGAAACACCAGATAAATGCAGGAAGATGATGATTGCGTGCACTCAGCCTCGGAGAGTGGCTGCAATGTCTGTTTCCCGGCGTGTGGCTGAAGAGATGGATGTAACGATTGGAGAAGAGGTTGGTTATAGTATCAGATTTGAAGACTGCAGCAGTTCAAGGACAGTTTTGA is a genomic window of Arachis ipaensis cultivar K30076 chromosome B06, Araip1.1, whole genome shotgun sequence containing:
- the LOC107646592 gene encoding proline-rich extensin-like protein EPR1; protein product: MAVRPPPSKSSTIYVPLRPIMKPTISNRPIRRRNVKRPPPLQPSPLRPVPPQPTSITPTTPQPSDVRPTPPTNQPPPRVTRQTIHCASRGTTTRFMQFMPTPPSTIQTASRWPVPGFRPPTGASSSGNHNGVLVAAATPHPTNRIF